Proteins encoded together in one Mycobacterium sp. MS1601 window:
- a CDS encoding FKBP-type peptidyl-prolyl cis-trans isomerase, with the protein MSTKPEIEFPDGPAPAELVIEDITIGDGAEAVPGANVEVHYLGVEYDTGEEFDSSWNRGQSIEFPLRGLIPGWQDGIPGMKVGGRRKLTIPPEQAYGPAGGGHRLSGKTLIFVIDLLGTR; encoded by the coding sequence GTGAGCACAAAACCGGAGATCGAATTTCCCGACGGCCCCGCCCCCGCCGAGCTGGTGATCGAGGACATCACGATCGGTGACGGCGCCGAAGCCGTTCCCGGCGCCAACGTCGAGGTGCACTACCTCGGAGTCGAGTACGACACGGGCGAGGAGTTCGACAGCTCGTGGAACCGTGGCCAGTCCATCGAGTTCCCCCTGCGTGGCCTGATCCCGGGCTGGCAGGACGGGATCCCCGGCATGAAGGTGGGCGGTCGCCGCAAGCTGACCATCCCGCCGGAGCAGGCCTACGGTCCCGCCGGTGGTGGGCACCGCCTGTCGGGCAAGACGCTCATCTTCGTGATCGACCTGCTCGGCACCCGCTAG
- the prrA gene encoding two-component system response regulator PrrA, translated as MSGMDSGAGSPRVLVVDDDADVLASLERGLRLSGFEVSTAVDGAEALRSATETRPDAIVLDINMPILDGVSVVTALRAMDNDVPVCVLSARSSVDDRVAGLEAGADDYLVKPFVLAELVARVKALLRRRGATATFSSETIAVGPLEVDIPGRRARVNGVDVDLTKREFDLLAVLAEHKTAVLSRAQLLELVWGYDFAADTNVVDVFIGYLRRKLEAGGAPRLLHTVRGVGFVLRTQ; from the coding sequence ATGTCGGGCATGGACAGTGGTGCGGGCTCACCCCGAGTCTTGGTGGTCGACGACGATGCCGACGTGCTTGCGTCGCTGGAACGCGGGCTCAGACTCTCCGGTTTCGAGGTCTCCACCGCCGTCGACGGCGCCGAAGCACTGCGCAGCGCCACCGAAACCCGACCTGACGCGATCGTGCTCGACATCAACATGCCCATCCTGGACGGGGTCTCCGTAGTCACGGCGCTGCGGGCGATGGACAACGACGTGCCGGTGTGTGTGCTCTCGGCGCGCAGCTCGGTCGACGACCGGGTGGCAGGCCTGGAAGCCGGCGCCGACGACTACCTGGTCAAGCCGTTCGTGCTGGCCGAGCTGGTGGCCCGGGTCAAGGCGCTGCTGCGCCGCCGCGGCGCCACCGCCACGTTCTCCTCGGAGACCATTGCGGTGGGACCGCTCGAGGTCGACATTCCGGGCCGGCGGGCCCGCGTCAACGGCGTCGACGTCGACCTGACCAAACGTGAATTCGACCTGCTGGCCGTCCTGGCCGAGCACAAGACCGCGGTGCTCTCCCGGGCCCAGCTGCTCGAGCTGGTCTGGGGATACGACTTCGCCGCCGACACCAACGTCGTCGACGTCTTCATCGGCTACCTGCGCCGCAAACTCGAAGCCGGCGGCGCTCCACGGCTGTTGCACACCGTGCGCGGGGTGGGATTCGTGCTCAGGACCCAGTAG
- a CDS encoding ABC transporter ATP-binding protein has product MSTSQWRGQFDDQQDEVPIDEFAPRRREAKALLWDLLRPFKTAVYILAVVVVIENAARLTVPILIQRGIDHGIPPIVEGNSSRELILIVATLCGVVVVQAVSRMFFLRRSGRIGQSVLLELRRRLFIHFGRLDVAFHDRYTSGRVVSRSTNDVDAIQEMLQNGFDSLITAVLTLFGTAVLLVVLDWRLGLMCLVAFPILVVLSAWFRSESAKTYREVRESAALVIVQFVETMTGIKAVQAYRREPRNQEIFEEVADRYKDVNERTFKLLAIFMPGVKLVGNLTTGVVLLYGGYRALHGEMTIGTLAAFLLYLRMFFEPMQEITQFFNTFQSAAAALEKLAGVLATQPAIADPEHPLKLTDVLGEVHLREVTFEYVPGRPVLPGLELTVPAGQTVALVGTTGAGKTTIAKLIARFYDPTTGSVTLDGTDLRDLDQTELRTHVVMVTQENFMFDGTVADNIRFGKPSATDAEVRAAAEAVGADRFITALPQGYDTDVAKRGGRLSAGQRQLVAFARAFLADPAVLILDEATSSLDIPSERMVQQALETVLADRTALVIAHRLSTVEVADRVLVLEHGRIIEDGAPGDLIAGDGHYAGLHQAWVRSLA; this is encoded by the coding sequence ATGAGCACCAGCCAGTGGCGCGGCCAGTTCGACGACCAGCAGGACGAGGTGCCGATCGATGAGTTCGCACCGCGCCGCCGCGAGGCCAAGGCCCTGCTGTGGGATCTGTTGCGGCCATTCAAGACGGCGGTGTACATCCTGGCCGTCGTGGTGGTCATCGAGAACGCCGCACGCCTTACCGTCCCCATCCTGATCCAGCGCGGTATCGATCACGGCATCCCGCCGATCGTGGAGGGCAACTCGTCTCGTGAGCTGATCCTGATCGTCGCCACGTTGTGCGGTGTGGTGGTGGTGCAGGCCGTCAGCCGGATGTTCTTCCTGCGTCGCTCCGGTCGCATCGGGCAGAGTGTGCTGCTGGAACTGCGCCGCCGTCTGTTCATCCACTTCGGCCGCCTCGACGTCGCCTTCCATGACCGCTACACCTCCGGTCGGGTGGTCAGCCGCTCCACCAACGACGTCGACGCCATTCAGGAGATGCTGCAGAACGGTTTCGACAGCCTGATCACCGCGGTGCTGACCTTGTTCGGCACGGCGGTGCTGCTGGTGGTGCTGGATTGGCGTCTCGGTCTGATGTGCCTGGTCGCGTTTCCGATCCTGGTTGTGCTGTCGGCGTGGTTCCGGTCGGAATCGGCGAAGACCTACCGCGAGGTGCGCGAGAGCGCCGCGCTGGTGATCGTCCAGTTCGTCGAGACCATGACCGGTATCAAGGCGGTGCAGGCCTACCGCCGCGAACCGCGTAACCAGGAGATCTTCGAAGAGGTCGCCGACCGCTACAAGGACGTCAACGAGCGCACGTTCAAACTGCTGGCGATCTTCATGCCCGGCGTGAAACTGGTCGGCAATCTCACCACCGGCGTCGTGCTGCTCTACGGCGGATACCGGGCGCTGCACGGCGAGATGACCATTGGCACCCTTGCCGCGTTTCTGCTGTATCTGCGGATGTTCTTCGAGCCCATGCAGGAGATCACCCAGTTCTTCAACACCTTCCAGTCCGCGGCTGCGGCGTTGGAGAAGCTCGCCGGAGTGCTGGCCACCCAACCGGCCATCGCCGATCCCGAGCACCCGTTGAAGCTCACGGACGTCTTGGGCGAGGTGCACTTGCGTGAGGTCACCTTCGAGTACGTACCCGGGCGCCCGGTGCTGCCGGGGCTGGAGTTGACGGTGCCTGCCGGACAGACCGTCGCACTGGTGGGGACGACGGGCGCGGGTAAGACCACCATCGCCAAGCTGATCGCCCGCTTCTACGACCCCACGACGGGTTCGGTCACTCTGGACGGCACCGACTTACGGGATCTCGACCAGACCGAACTGCGCACCCACGTCGTGATGGTGACGCAGGAGAACTTCATGTTCGACGGTACGGTCGCCGACAACATTCGCTTCGGCAAGCCGTCGGCCACGGACGCCGAAGTGCGCGCGGCCGCTGAAGCCGTTGGTGCGGATCGGTTCATCACAGCGCTGCCGCAGGGCTACGACACCGACGTCGCCAAGCGCGGCGGCCGGCTGTCGGCTGGGCAGCGGCAGTTGGTGGCCTTTGCGCGGGCGTTTCTCGCCGATCCCGCTGTGCTGATCCTCGACGAGGCCACCTCGTCGCTGGACATCCCGAGCGAGCGGATGGTGCAGCAGGCGCTGGAGACGGTGCTGGCCGACCGCACCGCTCTGGTGATCGCCCACCGCCTCTCGACGGTCGAGGTGGCCGACCGGGTGCTGGTGCTCGAACACGGCCGCATCATCGAGGACGGCGCTCCGGGCGACCTCATCGCCGGCGACGGCCACTACGCCGGACTGCACCAGGCTTGGGTGCGTTCTCTGGCCTGA
- a CDS encoding SDR family oxidoreductase translates to MELRSALVTGASSGIGFAVARVLSEEKFGLTLVGRDGARLAAAADGLADVQTLSGSLADEAFLDHIVARHQEMFGALDVLVNNAGIAGHRAVADITADFLDEQLAVNLRAPILLTAKAMPMLRKAVGLRGSAQVINTASNAGKRGESTLGAYSASKFGVVGFTEALHDELSTSGIRATAICPGVVDTPMADPYRDDIPAHTMIAPTDVAEVVRMTTRLSPACIVPEVVLLRPTEWLQTPQ, encoded by the coding sequence ATGGAATTGCGTAGTGCCCTCGTCACCGGTGCGTCCAGCGGAATCGGCTTCGCCGTTGCCCGCGTCTTGAGTGAGGAGAAGTTCGGGCTGACGCTGGTCGGTCGTGACGGCGCAAGACTCGCCGCGGCCGCCGACGGCCTGGCCGATGTGCAGACCCTGTCCGGGTCACTGGCCGACGAGGCCTTCCTGGACCACATCGTCGCCCGGCACCAGGAGATGTTCGGTGCCCTCGACGTCCTGGTGAACAACGCAGGCATCGCCGGACATCGGGCGGTTGCCGACATCACTGCCGACTTCTTGGACGAGCAGTTGGCGGTCAACCTGCGCGCACCGATTCTGCTGACCGCGAAGGCCATGCCGATGCTGCGGAAAGCGGTGGGCCTGCGGGGGAGCGCGCAGGTGATCAACACGGCGTCCAACGCCGGCAAGCGCGGCGAGTCCACCCTGGGCGCCTACTCGGCCAGCAAGTTCGGGGTGGTCGGCTTCACCGAAGCGCTGCACGACGAGCTGTCCACCTCGGGAATCCGGGCGACGGCCATCTGCCCCGGTGTGGTGGACACCCCGATGGCCGACCCCTACCGCGATGACATCCCGGCCCACACCATGATCGCGCCCACCGACGTGGCCGAAGTGGTGCGGATGACCACGCGCCTGTCACCGGCGTGCATCGTGCCCGAAGTCGTGTTGCTCAGACCGACCGAATGGCTTCAGACACCCCAGTAG
- a CDS encoding ABC transporter ATP-binding protein, protein MSIETVARHSLYRQIKSDRADLRALADTSLLRRIWVFSGRHHRKLAVFIGVSVLSALLTVATPLLAGRVVDQIVRGGATGVVVVLALVIAGVAVAEAAVALVTRWLSSHIGEGLILDLRTAVFDQVQRMPVAFFTRTRTGALVSRLGNDVLGAQRAFSDTLSGVVTNLVTLTLTLVVMLSISWQITLLSLVLMPLFLLPARRIGRTMARLSRESAIHNATMNTQMTERFSAPGATLIKLFGNPAAESAEFATRAGRVRDIGVKTAMLQATFMNSLTLMSALALALVYGLGGVLAIGGALQAGAIVSLALLLTRLYAPLTALANAHIEIASALVSFERVFEVLDLVPLIQDAPDARPVPEGGVAVEFDDVRFSYPSADKVSLASLEEVAVLDARGGDEVLHGISFRAEPGQMIALVGSSGAGKSTIASLLARLYDVDSGAVRLAGVDVRDLTAESLRHTVGLVTQDGHLFHETIGANLRLANPEAGDDDLWAALRRARLADVVADMPDGLDTVVGERGYRLSGGQRQRLTIARLLLGKSRVVVLDEATAALDSSSEVAVQQALSEALAGRTSLVIAHRLSTVRAADRILVVEDGRIVERGTHERLLARRGRYAELYETQFGTQAA, encoded by the coding sequence ATGAGCATCGAGACCGTCGCCCGGCACTCGCTGTACCGGCAGATCAAGTCAGACCGCGCCGACCTGCGTGCGTTGGCCGACACATCGCTGCTCAGGCGCATCTGGGTCTTCTCCGGCCGGCATCACCGCAAGCTGGCCGTCTTCATCGGCGTCAGCGTGCTCAGCGCGCTGCTGACGGTGGCCACCCCGTTGCTGGCCGGCCGGGTGGTCGACCAGATCGTCCGCGGCGGAGCCACCGGCGTGGTGGTGGTCCTGGCGCTGGTGATCGCCGGGGTGGCCGTCGCCGAGGCGGCCGTGGCCCTGGTGACGCGGTGGCTGTCCTCACATATCGGCGAGGGCCTGATCCTGGACCTGCGCACCGCGGTGTTCGACCAGGTGCAGCGCATGCCGGTGGCGTTTTTCACCCGCACCCGCACCGGCGCCCTGGTCAGCCGCCTGGGCAATGACGTCCTCGGCGCCCAGCGCGCCTTCTCCGACACCCTCTCCGGGGTGGTCACCAACCTGGTGACGCTGACGTTGACGCTGGTGGTGATGCTCAGCATCTCCTGGCAGATCACGCTGCTCTCGCTGGTGCTGATGCCGCTGTTCCTGCTGCCCGCCCGGCGCATCGGGCGCACCATGGCTCGGCTGAGCCGGGAGAGCGCGATCCACAACGCCACGATGAACACGCAGATGACCGAGCGGTTCTCCGCTCCCGGCGCCACGCTGATCAAACTCTTCGGCAATCCGGCCGCCGAGTCCGCGGAGTTCGCGACGCGGGCCGGACGGGTGCGCGACATCGGGGTGAAGACCGCGATGCTGCAGGCCACCTTCATGAACTCGCTGACGCTGATGTCGGCGCTGGCACTGGCGCTGGTGTACGGCCTCGGCGGTGTGCTGGCCATCGGCGGGGCGTTGCAGGCCGGCGCCATCGTGTCCCTGGCCCTGCTGCTCACCCGGCTCTACGCGCCGCTGACCGCGCTGGCCAACGCCCATATCGAGATCGCCTCCGCGCTGGTCAGCTTCGAGCGGGTCTTCGAGGTGCTGGATCTGGTGCCGCTCATCCAGGACGCCCCCGACGCCAGGCCGGTGCCCGAAGGCGGGGTCGCCGTGGAATTCGATGACGTCCGCTTCAGCTATCCCTCCGCCGACAAGGTGTCGCTGGCCTCGCTGGAAGAGGTTGCCGTCCTCGATGCCCGGGGCGGCGACGAGGTGCTGCACGGCATCTCCTTCCGCGCCGAGCCCGGACAGATGATCGCCCTGGTGGGATCCTCGGGCGCGGGCAAGTCCACCATCGCGTCGCTGCTGGCCCGGCTCTACGATGTGGACTCCGGGGCAGTGCGCCTGGCTGGTGTCGATGTCCGCGACCTCACCGCCGAATCCCTGCGCCACACCGTGGGCCTGGTCACCCAGGACGGTCACCTGTTCCACGAGACCATCGGCGCCAATCTGCGGCTGGCCAATCCGGAAGCCGGCGACGACGACTTGTGGGCCGCCCTGCGGCGGGCGCGACTGGCCGACGTGGTGGCCGACATGCCCGACGGCCTGGACACCGTGGTCGGTGAGCGGGGCTACCGCCTGTCCGGTGGGCAGCGGCAACGGCTGACCATTGCCCGCCTGCTGCTGGGCAAGTCGCGGGTGGTGGTGCTCGACGAGGCCACTGCCGCGCTGGACTCGTCCTCGGAAGTGGCTGTGCAGCAGGCACTCTCCGAAGCGCTGGCCGGCCGCACGTCGTTGGTGATCGCGCACCGGCTGTCCACGGTCCGTGCCGCCGACCGGATCCTGGTGGTCGAGGACGGCCGCATCGTCGAACGCGGCACCCACGAGCGGCTGCTGGCCCGCCGCGGCCGGTATGCCGAGCTGTACGAGACGCAGTTCGGAACCCAGGCCGCTTGA
- a CDS encoding DUF2630 family protein: MATDQDILSEVHKLVAEEKELRDKLQHHEIDETEEHQRLRAVEVQLDQCWDLLRQRRALRETGSDPSAAQVRPADQVEGYLG; encoded by the coding sequence GTGGCGACAGATCAAGACATTCTCTCCGAAGTGCACAAGCTCGTGGCTGAGGAGAAAGAGCTGCGAGACAAGTTGCAGCACCACGAGATCGACGAGACCGAGGAGCACCAGCGGCTGCGTGCGGTCGAGGTCCAACTGGACCAGTGCTGGGACCTGCTGCGGCAGCGGCGCGCACTGCGTGAGACCGGGTCCGATCCGTCGGCCGCCCAGGTGCGCCCGGCCGACCAGGTTGAGGGCTACCTCGGCTGA
- a CDS encoding HAMP domain-containing sensor histidine kinase yields the protein MPSRILTRTPSLRTRVAFATALGAAIVVTIVGAIVWVGITNDRKERLDRRLDEAAGFAIPFLPRGLDEIPRSPNDADAVITVRRGSEVKSTSDVVLPELGTDYADTEVDGVRYRVRTVEIASPTGPMSVAVGATYDDTIADTNNLHRRVLLICVFAVGAAAVLGWLLAAFAVRPLRRLAQKTRTIDVGDDQAPEIEVRGASEAVEIAEAMRGMVQRVWTERARTQEALASARDFAAVSSHELRTPLTAMRTNLEVLTTLDMPDEQRKEVLQDVVRTQSRIESTLWALERLAQGELSTSDDHTAVDITELLDRAAHDAMRIYPDLEVSLEPAPTVIIVGLPAGLRLAVDNAIANAVKHGGASHVQLSAVSSRAGVEIAVDDNGVGLPEEERELVFERFSRGSTASHSGSGLGLALVAQQAHLHSGTASLEVSPLGGVRMMLRLPGPGPTTR from the coding sequence GTGCCGTCGCGGATCCTCACTCGGACGCCCTCGCTGCGGACCAGGGTGGCGTTTGCGACAGCCCTCGGTGCGGCCATCGTGGTCACCATCGTCGGCGCCATCGTCTGGGTCGGCATCACCAATGACCGCAAGGAACGCCTGGACCGCCGCCTCGACGAGGCCGCAGGCTTCGCGATCCCCTTCCTGCCGCGCGGACTCGACGAGATCCCCCGCTCCCCCAACGACGCCGACGCGGTGATCACCGTGCGCCGCGGCAGCGAGGTGAAGTCCACCAGCGACGTGGTGCTGCCCGAGCTGGGCACCGACTACGCCGACACCGAAGTGGACGGGGTGCGCTACCGGGTCAGGACGGTCGAGATCGCGAGCCCGACCGGTCCGATGTCGGTGGCCGTCGGCGCCACCTACGACGACACCATCGCCGACACCAACAACCTGCATCGGCGGGTGCTGCTGATCTGCGTGTTCGCCGTCGGCGCGGCGGCAGTGCTGGGATGGCTGCTGGCAGCGTTCGCGGTGCGGCCGCTGCGCCGGTTGGCGCAGAAGACCCGAACCATCGACGTCGGCGATGACCAGGCCCCCGAGATCGAGGTGCGCGGCGCTTCCGAAGCGGTGGAGATCGCCGAGGCGATGCGCGGCATGGTCCAGCGGGTCTGGACCGAGCGGGCGCGCACCCAGGAGGCGCTGGCCTCGGCACGCGACTTCGCGGCGGTGTCGTCGCATGAACTGCGCACCCCGCTGACCGCCATGCGCACCAACCTCGAGGTGTTGACCACCCTGGACATGCCCGATGAGCAGCGCAAAGAGGTTCTGCAAGACGTGGTGCGGACCCAGTCGCGCATCGAGTCCACACTGTGGGCGCTGGAACGGCTGGCCCAGGGCGAACTGTCCACCTCCGACGACCACACCGCTGTCGACATCACCGAATTGCTGGACCGCGCCGCCCACGACGCGATGCGCATCTACCCCGATCTCGAGGTGTCGCTGGAACCCGCGCCGACGGTGATCATCGTCGGGTTACCTGCCGGGCTGCGGTTGGCGGTGGACAACGCGATTGCCAACGCCGTGAAACACGGCGGGGCCTCCCATGTTCAGCTCTCTGCGGTGAGCTCCCGGGCCGGGGTGGAGATCGCCGTCGACGACAACGGGGTGGGGTTGCCCGAGGAAGAACGCGAACTGGTCTTCGAGCGGTTCTCGCGTGGCTCCACCGCCTCGCATTCCGGCTCCGGCCTGGGGCTGGCCCTCGTCGCGCAGCAGGCCCACTTACACAGCGGGACAGCGAGTTTGGAAGTCAGCCCGTTGGGTGGGGTCCGGATGATGCTGCGCTTGCCGGGCCCCGGTCCCACCACTCGCTAG